From the Deinococcus gobiensis I-0 genome, the window TGTTCTTCTGCGCGACGGCCTTCAGGTCGGCCAGCGCCTGCGCCTCGGTCACGGGGCCGCCCACCTGCAAGTCGCCCCCGAACTGGATGGCGGCGGGCAGCGTGGTCTCGGTCAGCTCGTCGAGGCTGGCCGCGCCCAGCACCGCCAGCATCTCGGCCTGTTCGGCGGGGCTGGGGCCGATGTGGCGGCGGGCGAAGTCGTCGGTTTGCAGCAGTTCGGCCAGCGGACGGGACAGGGGGGGACGGGTCATGGGGTACTCCTTGAAACGGAAAAGGGGAGGGGGCGGCTCAGCTGCCGGCCGCAGGGGTGACGAGGGCGACGAGGCGGTCGGCCAGTTCGTCGGGGCCCAGCCGGGAAGTGTCGAGTTCCAGATCGGCTCCGGCGCGCAGCAGCGGCAGCACCTCGGCCGTATCGGCCTGAATACGCGCCCACTCGGCGCGGGTCTGGCCGTAGGGGTTGTCCGTGCGGGCCAGGATGCGCGCGCGCATCACGTCCAGCGGGGCGCTCAGCAGGACGACCCGGGAAAAGTCGGGGTAGAACTGCCCCTGGTTGGGCACGCAGCCCTGCACGAACAGGGGCTCCCGGCGCGGGGCGTCCAGCAGCGCCCGCATCCGGTCCTCACGCCAGCGCGGC encodes:
- a CDS encoding AAA family ATPase; translation: MPAPVPAVLITGMSGTGKSTALRTLAARGYGAVDTDDEGWCELHAGPDGHPEPRWREDRMRALLDAPRREPLFVQGCVPNQGQFYPDFSRVVLLSAPLDVMRARILARTDNPYGQTRAEWARIQADTAEVLPLLRAGADLELDTSRLGPDELADRLVALVTPAAGS